One genomic region from Polycladomyces subterraneus encodes:
- a CDS encoding TetR/AcrR family transcriptional regulator → MAKRTGEKYEAIINAAVRVIAEHGYHNAQVSKIAREAKVADGTIYLYFENKDDVLISLFNEKMGAFIRQVEEVIKGISSPADQLRELIRLHFKSMEENRHLAIVTQIELRQSNPGVRRAIGEILKKYLNLIDRIISAGMEQRIFRNDLDVRITRKMIFGAIDEMVTSWIMKDCKYSLVDQVEPIVSLFLHGIKSR, encoded by the coding sequence ATGGCAAAACGAACGGGGGAAAAATATGAAGCGATCATCAACGCGGCCGTGCGTGTGATTGCGGAACACGGTTATCACAACGCGCAGGTATCCAAGATCGCCCGCGAGGCCAAAGTCGCCGACGGGACGATCTATCTATATTTCGAAAATAAGGACGATGTGCTCATTTCGTTGTTTAATGAGAAAATGGGTGCGTTCATCCGGCAAGTAGAAGAAGTCATAAAAGGGATCTCTTCGCCCGCTGATCAGCTTCGCGAGCTGATCCGTCTCCATTTCAAATCCATGGAGGAAAATCGGCATTTGGCGATCGTAACGCAGATTGAATTGCGACAATCCAATCCCGGTGTACGCAGAGCCATCGGAGAGATTTTGAAAAAATATCTCAATCTGATCGACCGCATCATCTCGGCTGGGATGGAACAGAGGATCTTCCGCAACGACCTGGATGTGCGCATCACACGAAAGATGATCTTTGGCGCGATTGACGAAATGGTCACTTCTTGGATCATGAAGGATTGCAAATACAGTTTGGTAGATCAGGTGGAGCCGATCGTGTCCCTGTTTTTGCATGGGATCAAATCGCGCTAA
- a CDS encoding electron transfer flavoprotein subunit beta/FixA family protein — MNILVCLKQTFDTEEKIVLEDGRISEEGVEFVINPYDEYAVEEAIKLKEQHGGEVTVITVGPERAEQALRTALAMGADKGIIVDMEDFEGEADEHTIAHILASVIRDLEYDIILTGYMAVDDGSAQVGPRLAELLGIPHISTITKLTIDGDTVEVEKDVEGDVEYIQSKLPILVTAQQGLNEPRYPSLPGIMKAKKKPLERLDVDDLDLDEELLEAKTETLEVFLPPKKEAGKILEGDLSEQVQELVRLLQHEAKVI, encoded by the coding sequence ATGAATATCCTGGTTTGTCTGAAACAAACCTTTGACACGGAAGAAAAAATTGTCTTGGAAGACGGGCGCATCAGCGAGGAAGGTGTGGAATTCGTCATCAATCCGTACGATGAATATGCGGTCGAGGAAGCCATCAAGCTGAAAGAACAACACGGGGGAGAAGTAACCGTGATCACGGTGGGGCCGGAACGAGCCGAGCAAGCGCTCCGTACCGCGTTGGCGATGGGAGCAGATAAAGGAATCATCGTTGATATGGAAGATTTTGAAGGGGAAGCGGATGAGCACACAATCGCCCACATACTGGCCAGTGTGATCCGGGATTTGGAATATGATATCATCCTCACGGGATATATGGCCGTGGACGACGGTTCGGCCCAGGTAGGCCCCCGATTGGCGGAATTGTTGGGCATCCCCCATATTTCCACGATTACGAAATTGACGATCGACGGCGATACCGTGGAAGTGGAAAAAGACGTCGAAGGGGACGTGGAATACATCCAATCCAAGCTGCCGATCTTGGTGACCGCGCAGCAAGGATTAAACGAGCCGCGGTACCCTTCGTTGCCGGGCATTATGAAAGCGAAAAAGAAACCGCTGGAGCGGTTGGATGTAGATGACCTTGATCTGGACGAAGAACTGTTGGAAGCGAAAACGGAAACATTGGAAGTGTTCCTGCCTCCGAAAAAAGAAGCAGGCAAAATCCTTGAAGGAGATCTGTCCGAACAGGTTCAAGAATTGGTCCGCTTGCTGCAGCATGAAGCAAAAGTGATCTGA
- a CDS encoding electron transfer flavoprotein subunit alpha/FixB family protein: MSRNILVLADVRDGALRNVSLECLAAAGRVAEGGKVTAAVFGSKAKSFVETLAHYGADEVIIVENEQLDQYTTDAYFQAFKQVIDTVGPDVIFTGHTAVGRDVSPRIAARLGVGLISDCTDVQLTDGRIVFTRPIYAGKAFVKKVVKSGMVFATLRPNNIPAREPDRSRNAEVKELDVTFAPETLRTIVKEVVKKTAEGVDLSEARIIVSGGRGVKSADGFKPLKELADVLGGAVGASRGACDAGYCDYALQIGQTGKVVTPDLYIACGISGAIQHLAGMSNSKVIVAINKDPEANIFNVADYGIVGDLFEVVPMLTEEFKKVLAQKV; this comes from the coding sequence ATGAGCAGAAACATATTGGTATTGGCAGATGTGCGTGACGGCGCTTTACGGAATGTATCATTGGAATGCTTGGCCGCTGCGGGACGTGTGGCCGAAGGCGGCAAGGTGACGGCGGCCGTTTTTGGAAGCAAAGCGAAATCCTTCGTGGAAACCCTTGCCCATTACGGTGCCGATGAAGTGATCATAGTGGAGAACGAACAGTTGGATCAATATACGACGGATGCATACTTCCAGGCGTTCAAACAGGTAATCGACACTGTCGGTCCCGATGTCATCTTTACCGGGCATACGGCAGTAGGACGGGACGTCAGCCCGCGGATTGCGGCCCGTTTGGGAGTGGGGCTCATTTCTGACTGCACCGATGTACAACTGACGGATGGACGCATCGTTTTCACACGGCCGATTTATGCCGGAAAGGCTTTTGTCAAAAAAGTGGTGAAGTCGGGGATGGTGTTTGCCACCCTGCGCCCCAACAACATCCCGGCTCGTGAACCAGACCGGTCGCGAAATGCGGAGGTGAAGGAGCTGGATGTGACGTTTGCGCCGGAGACACTTCGCACCATTGTCAAGGAAGTGGTGAAAAAGACGGCGGAAGGGGTTGACCTCTCCGAAGCGCGCATCATTGTTTCCGGCGGTCGGGGTGTGAAGAGCGCCGACGGATTCAAACCGCTGAAGGAGTTGGCGGACGTACTGGGCGGAGCCGTGGGGGCATCCCGCGGGGCATGTGACGCCGGTTATTGCGATTATGCACTGCAAATCGGGCAAACCGGGAAAGTGGTGACCCCTGACTTGTACATCGCCTGCGGTATTTCCGGTGCCATCCAGCATTTGGCCGGCATGTCCAACTCCAAAGTGATCGTGGCCATCAATAAGGACCCGGAAGCCAACATTTTCAACGTCGCCGACTACGGCATTGTCGGGGATTTGTTTGAAGTAGTGCCCATGTTGACGGAAGAGTTCAAAAAAGTGCTGGCGCAAAAGGTGTGA
- the trxA gene encoding thioredoxin: MAIVDVTDQTFASEVESGGTVLVDFWAPWCGPCKMIAPVLEEVDGEIGDKLKIAKVNVDNNPETASRFGVMSIPTLMVFKNGEMVAKMSGYQPKEQLMQWLNQYL; this comes from the coding sequence ATGGCCATTGTGGATGTGACGGATCAAACCTTTGCCAGTGAAGTAGAATCCGGCGGCACCGTACTGGTGGACTTTTGGGCTCCGTGGTGCGGACCGTGTAAAATGATTGCTCCGGTTTTGGAAGAAGTGGATGGAGAAATCGGCGATAAATTGAAAATCGCCAAAGTGAATGTGGACAACAACCCGGAAACCGCCAGCCGTTTTGGTGTGATGAGCATTCCGACCCTGATGGTGTTCAAAAACGGCGAAATGGTGGCCAAAATGTCCGGTTATCAACCCAAAGAGCAATTGATGCAGTGGTTGAATCAATATTTGTGA
- the uvrC gene encoding excinuclease ABC subunit UvrC: MRPTIKEKLPLLPDQPGCYLMKNEVGDIIYVGKAKSLKNRVRSYFTGSHDAKTQRLVSEIADFEYIVTGSPIEALILECNLIKKHRPRYNVMLKDDKSYPYIRLTKERHPRLEVTRRVRKDGSKYFGPYPNAGAAQQTKKLLDKLYPLRKCNTLPKRVCLYYHLGQCLAPCEYPVDRQQYEEMTTQIVRFLNGGYQEVQRDLRRKMEEAAESLDFERAKEYRDLIRHIETIMEKQTITFQDNVDRDVFGYAHDKGWMCVQVFFVRQGKLIERDVSIFPHYNEPEEDFLSFVTQFYHDNPALPREIFLPFEVDPEWLREWLNGVHVHVPQRGLKRKLVEMAQENARIALEERFRLMERDEERTQRAIRQLGEALGIGVPRRIEAFDNSNIQGTDPVSAMVVFLDGKPAKQEYRKFKIRTVDKPDDYETMREVIRRRYTRVLKEDLPLPDLILVDGGRGQIAAARDVLENELGLYIPVGGMVKDDRHRTARLLAGDPPEPVDLPRGSQEFYLLQRIQEEVHRFAVAFHRKTRTKAAFRSKLDDIPGVGEKRKQMLFRHFGSIENMKNATVEEYRKAGIGDKLARTIIQALRQDGESEHDAVTR; encoded by the coding sequence ATGCGTCCAACCATCAAGGAAAAACTGCCGCTCCTACCCGATCAGCCCGGTTGTTATCTGATGAAAAACGAAGTCGGTGACATCATCTACGTCGGCAAGGCCAAAAGCCTGAAAAACCGGGTGCGGTCGTATTTCACCGGCAGTCATGATGCCAAGACCCAACGGTTGGTCTCCGAGATCGCCGATTTTGAATACATCGTGACGGGGAGTCCGATTGAGGCGCTCATCTTGGAGTGCAACCTGATCAAGAAACATCGTCCCCGTTACAACGTCATGCTCAAAGACGACAAATCCTATCCGTATATCCGATTGACGAAGGAACGTCATCCCCGGTTGGAAGTGACGCGCCGGGTACGGAAAGACGGGTCCAAATATTTCGGCCCGTATCCGAACGCGGGGGCGGCGCAACAGACGAAAAAACTGCTGGACAAGTTGTATCCGCTCAGAAAATGTAATACGTTGCCCAAGCGGGTCTGTCTGTATTACCATTTGGGACAATGTCTGGCACCATGTGAATACCCTGTCGATCGTCAGCAGTATGAGGAGATGACGACGCAGATCGTTCGTTTCTTAAACGGCGGGTACCAAGAGGTACAGCGTGATCTGCGGCGCAAAATGGAAGAGGCCGCTGAATCGCTGGATTTCGAGCGGGCCAAGGAGTATCGGGATCTCATCCGGCATATCGAGACGATCATGGAGAAACAGACGATCACGTTCCAAGACAATGTGGATCGGGATGTGTTCGGGTACGCCCACGACAAAGGGTGGATGTGCGTACAAGTGTTTTTCGTCCGCCAAGGCAAACTGATCGAACGGGACGTATCCATTTTTCCGCATTACAACGAACCGGAGGAAGATTTTCTCTCGTTCGTCACGCAGTTTTACCATGACAATCCAGCGCTCCCCAGAGAGATTTTCCTGCCGTTTGAGGTCGATCCGGAGTGGTTGCGCGAATGGTTGAACGGCGTTCATGTCCATGTTCCGCAACGGGGGCTAAAGCGAAAGCTGGTTGAGATGGCGCAGGAGAACGCACGGATTGCCCTGGAAGAGCGGTTCCGCCTGATGGAGCGGGATGAAGAGCGGACGCAGCGAGCCATCCGACAGCTGGGTGAAGCGCTCGGGATCGGTGTGCCGCGACGGATCGAAGCCTTTGACAACTCCAACATCCAGGGGACTGATCCTGTTTCGGCGATGGTGGTGTTTCTTGACGGTAAACCCGCCAAGCAGGAATACCGTAAATTCAAGATCCGTACGGTGGACAAACCGGATGATTACGAAACGATGCGTGAAGTGATTCGCCGCCGGTATACGCGGGTGTTGAAAGAGGATCTGCCGTTGCCCGATTTGATCCTCGTCGACGGCGGCCGCGGGCAGATAGCGGCGGCACGGGATGTGTTGGAAAATGAGCTGGGGTTGTATATTCCCGTCGGCGGCATGGTGAAAGACGATCGGCATCGAACGGCGAGATTGTTGGCGGGTGATCCTCCTGAGCCGGTCGATTTGCCCAGAGGTAGCCAGGAATTTTATTTGCTGCAGCGGATTCAGGAAGAGGTCCATCGGTTTGCTGTCGCGTTTCACCGGAAAACCCGTACTAAGGCGGCGTTCCGCTCTAAACTGGACGACATTCCGGGTGTGGGGGAAAAACGAAAACAGATGCTGTTCCGCCATTTCGGTTCAATTGAAAATATGAAAAACGCCACTGTCGAAGAATACCGAAAAGCGGGGATCGGCGACAAGCTGGCACGCACTATCATTCAAGCGTTGCGACAAGACGGGGAATCGGAACATGATGCGGTTACGCGATGA
- the mobA gene encoding molybdenum cofactor guanylyltransferase: MMRLRDDRRTGVIVLAGGASSRMGTDKAMLLIGGVPVIRHIVEKMSPIGPVLVVTNHPERYRWLEVPMVKDREPGRGPLAGLHAGLSTSICETNLVVACDMPFVSMRAAVWLLSRLGNAFVCVPTLDGRPHPLFAVYRKACLPVLARQLREGQLQVRRFLAEVPTRFVSLEEAGLGEEAERCVWNMNRPEDYHRALQMAHEDCSFAD, from the coding sequence ATGATGCGGTTACGCGATGACCGAAGAACGGGCGTGATCGTGCTTGCCGGCGGCGCTTCCTCCCGCATGGGAACGGACAAAGCGATGCTGCTGATCGGGGGAGTCCCCGTCATCCGTCATATTGTGGAAAAAATGAGCCCCATCGGACCGGTGCTAGTGGTGACGAACCATCCCGAGCGGTATCGCTGGCTGGAGGTGCCCATGGTGAAGGATCGTGAGCCGGGTCGGGGGCCGCTCGCGGGTTTGCATGCCGGTTTGTCGACGTCTATATGTGAAACCAATCTCGTCGTGGCTTGCGACATGCCGTTCGTCTCGATGAGGGCGGCTGTGTGGTTATTGTCCAGACTGGGAAATGCCTTCGTTTGTGTGCCCACACTGGACGGACGGCCGCATCCGTTGTTTGCGGTGTATCGAAAGGCATGTTTACCCGTGTTGGCGCGACAACTTCGCGAGGGACAATTGCAGGTTCGTCGGTTTTTGGCGGAGGTGCCCACCCGTTTTGTTTCCCTGGAGGAAGCCGGTTTGGGTGAAGAGGCGGAACGGTGTGTATGGAACATGAACCGGCCGGAGGATTACCACCGAGCGTTGCAAATGGCGCACGAAGACTGCTCGTTCGCGGACTAA
- a CDS encoding DUF2935 domain-containing protein — MGHGERTRSAWWEHRFWLQVLGDHARFLTDNLSPREKKEVARAEFFIERMDALLNQARSPGDTDPAEFSRLACRAASDIRTFKLHLLQRHLIGDIALGMTPTFLNHMVNEVEEYLRILHYLQKNEPPPPLHPIHHHLVWLPDASGHANALDGRLDGVERRLKKKSRAFARHFDAYYLKALEISGYLRTCLRDFPALSRFNHEVELEIRLFQAFLLELEEMELHHTVLDAIPALIPDHMFREECYYLHKLAQVTRVEPPECDPGKPRTE; from the coding sequence ATGGGTCATGGGGAACGGACGAGGTCAGCCTGGTGGGAACATCGATTTTGGCTGCAGGTGTTGGGGGATCACGCGCGATTTCTGACGGACAATTTGTCCCCCCGGGAGAAAAAAGAAGTGGCCCGAGCTGAATTCTTCATCGAACGGATGGACGCATTGTTAAACCAGGCGCGCAGTCCGGGGGATACCGACCCTGCCGAATTCAGCCGCCTGGCTTGTCGGGCCGCATCGGATATTCGAACGTTCAAACTGCATTTGCTCCAACGTCACCTGATCGGCGATATCGCACTGGGCATGACTCCCACGTTTCTCAATCACATGGTGAATGAAGTGGAGGAATATCTCCGCATTCTCCATTATCTCCAAAAAAATGAACCGCCTCCCCCGCTTCACCCGATCCATCACCATCTCGTATGGTTGCCGGATGCCTCAGGACACGCAAATGCGTTGGACGGGAGACTGGACGGGGTGGAACGGCGACTGAAGAAAAAAAGCCGAGCCTTTGCCCGGCATTTTGACGCCTATTATCTCAAGGCGTTGGAGATATCCGGCTATTTGCGGACGTGTCTCCGCGATTTCCCCGCCCTTTCCCGGTTTAATCACGAAGTGGAATTGGAGATCCGCCTGTTCCAAGCATTTTTGCTTGAACTGGAAGAGATGGAACTGCATCATACTGTACTGGATGCCATACCGGCACTGATCCCGGATCACATGTTTCGCGAAGAATGTTACTATCTCCACAAGTTGGCCCAAGTGACCCGTGTCGAACCGCCCGAATGCGATCCCGGAAAACCTCGTACAGAATGA
- a CDS encoding pseudouridine synthase: MAERKRQRLDKILSNMGYGTRKEIKKLIKAGYVTVNGEWADDPGMHVDPHDDVIEVDGERVIYRRYIYLMMNKPQGVLSATEDRESAVVVDLLHPEHAFFEPFPVGRLDKDTEGLLLLTNDGKLAHRLLSPKKHVPKTYYAEVEGAVTDADVEAFSRGVTLDDGYRTLPAELNVLRSGPKSEVELTIYEGKYHQVKRMFQAVGKRVTFLKRIAMGPLPLDPSLEPGEYRELTEEEVAALKGAESGSQA; encoded by the coding sequence ATGGCAGAACGGAAACGCCAACGCCTGGACAAGATCTTGTCCAACATGGGATACGGTACACGCAAGGAAATCAAGAAACTGATCAAAGCGGGATATGTGACAGTCAATGGCGAATGGGCGGATGATCCTGGTATGCATGTTGATCCGCATGATGATGTGATCGAAGTGGATGGCGAACGTGTCATCTATCGCCGGTATATCTATTTGATGATGAACAAGCCGCAGGGGGTGTTGTCCGCCACCGAGGATCGGGAAAGCGCGGTGGTGGTGGATTTGCTTCATCCTGAGCACGCCTTTTTTGAGCCGTTTCCGGTGGGCAGGTTGGACAAGGATACGGAGGGCCTGCTTTTGCTGACTAATGACGGCAAACTGGCGCACCGACTGCTGTCTCCTAAGAAACACGTACCGAAAACGTATTACGCGGAAGTGGAAGGAGCGGTGACCGATGCCGATGTCGAAGCGTTCTCCCGTGGCGTAACATTGGACGATGGTTACCGCACCCTGCCTGCCGAACTGAACGTGTTGCGATCGGGGCCGAAATCCGAAGTGGAACTGACCATATATGAAGGCAAATACCATCAGGTGAAACGCATGTTCCAGGCGGTGGGAAAGCGCGTCACCTTTTTGAAACGCATTGCCATGGGACCGTTGCCGTTGGACCCGAGCTTGGAGCCGGGAGAGTACCGTGAGTTGACCGAAGAGGAAGTAGCGGCGCTGAAAGGAGCGGAATCCGGCTCTCAGGCGTGA
- a CDS encoding NUDIX hydrolase has product MVWPVSVKGVLTDRQKRVCLLQNERDEWELPGGRLERGETPEKCLKREIREELGIPVDVERLLDVWVYEVQPGAEVLIVTYRCHWDGKDIPRISDEHTAMGWFDRGEISGLRIPEGYLRAIFSVQGVSPKRS; this is encoded by the coding sequence ATGGTATGGCCTGTGTCCGTTAAAGGAGTGCTGACGGATAGGCAAAAACGAGTTTGTTTGTTGCAAAACGAACGGGATGAGTGGGAGTTGCCCGGCGGCAGGTTGGAACGGGGAGAAACGCCCGAAAAGTGTTTGAAACGAGAAATCAGGGAAGAACTGGGTATTCCGGTTGACGTGGAAAGACTGCTGGATGTGTGGGTGTATGAGGTACAACCAGGGGCTGAAGTGTTGATCGTAACGTATCGTTGCCATTGGGATGGGAAGGATATTCCTCGAATCAGTGACGAACACACAGCGATGGGATGGTTTGACCGCGGGGAAATCAGTGGATTGCGCATACCGGAAGGATATTTGCGGGCGATTTTTTCAGTGCAGGGTGTTTCACCCAAGCGATCTTGA
- a CDS encoding aspartate kinase, whose product MGIVVQKFGGTSVGSIERIRNVARRIREVHSQGHQVVVTVSAMGKQTDELVALAGQITDDPSPREMDMLLTTGEQISIALLTMALHELGLSARSFTGWQAGMVTDAVHGKARIKRIDTEKIRQCLDRGEIVVVAGFQGISEDGEITTLGRGGSDTTAVALAAALSADYCEINTDVPGVFTTDPRIVPQARKLDEISFDEMLELANLGAAVLHPRSVECAMKHNVPLVVRSSFTEEPGTWVKESVTMEDTLHVRGIAYDLKVARIKVLGLPNRVETLSRLFGLLADAHINVDMIVQSEHDAEVIDVAFSVGEDEWKQARNVIEQNRETLGYVKVISETGLAKVSAVGAGMVTNPGVAARMFTALTDAGIRIKMVSTSEIKISCAIARERAKDAVRELHTAFGLDVNIQQEVPSTVGV is encoded by the coding sequence ATGGGTATCGTAGTACAAAAATTTGGCGGGACATCTGTAGGCAGTATCGAACGGATTCGCAATGTGGCACGAAGAATCAGGGAAGTCCATTCCCAAGGGCACCAGGTGGTGGTCACCGTCTCGGCGATGGGCAAACAGACGGATGAGCTGGTGGCGCTGGCGGGGCAGATCACTGACGACCCCTCCCCGCGGGAGATGGACATGTTGCTGACGACGGGCGAGCAGATCTCGATTGCCCTTTTGACCATGGCATTGCACGAGTTGGGTTTGTCCGCGCGTTCTTTTACCGGATGGCAGGCGGGTATGGTGACGGACGCCGTGCACGGGAAAGCGCGCATCAAGCGGATCGACACGGAGAAGATTCGTCAATGTTTGGATCGCGGTGAAATCGTCGTTGTTGCCGGATTTCAGGGCATCAGTGAGGACGGGGAGATCACCACGCTGGGTCGCGGAGGCTCGGATACGACTGCTGTGGCGTTGGCTGCGGCGTTGTCTGCCGATTATTGCGAGATCAATACGGATGTACCTGGCGTGTTTACGACTGATCCGCGTATTGTCCCGCAAGCGCGGAAGTTGGATGAAATCTCGTTCGATGAAATGCTGGAGCTGGCCAATTTGGGAGCGGCGGTTCTCCATCCTCGTTCCGTCGAGTGCGCCATGAAACACAATGTGCCGTTGGTGGTCCGTTCCAGCTTTACCGAGGAGCCGGGAACTTGGGTAAAGGAGAGTGTCACGATGGAAGATACGTTGCATGTGCGCGGCATTGCCTATGATCTCAAAGTCGCCCGGATCAAGGTGCTGGGCTTGCCTAACCGGGTGGAGACGTTGTCTCGGTTGTTCGGTCTCTTGGCCGACGCCCACATCAATGTGGACATGATTGTGCAGAGCGAACATGACGCTGAAGTGATCGATGTGGCTTTCAGTGTGGGAGAAGACGAGTGGAAGCAGGCACGGAATGTGATCGAGCAGAACCGCGAGACGCTCGGATATGTCAAAGTGATCTCGGAAACGGGATTGGCCAAGGTTTCCGCTGTGGGTGCAGGCATGGTCACCAATCCGGGTGTGGCGGCACGGATGTTTACGGCTTTGACGGATGCGGGTATCCGGATCAAAATGGTAAGCACATCCGAAATCAAAATCTCTTGCGCGATTGCACGGGAACGCGCGAAAGATGCGGTTCGTGAATTGCATACCGCATTTGGTTTGGATGTGAATATACAACAAGAGGTACCGTCGACTGTGGGTGTGTGA
- a CDS encoding peptide ABC transporter substrate-binding protein — MKRWVATTTAILMVLSMVLLAACGKDSSNAMAEKQVLNVGYITSEPPALDPLKGTDEISDLVMRHVLEGLVRLDENGNPIPGIATKWDVMDGGKKIIFHLRDAKWSNGDPVTAQDFEYAWKRMLDPKNAAEYAYQLFYLKNGEAYNSGKAKAEDVGVKALDDKTLEVTLESPTPYFIPLTAFHALFPVDKKVAEKNPNWGTDAKTYVGNDPFLLKTWVHDKKIELVKNPNYWDAKNVKLTQINFPFIGEEQTEYQMYVSGSLDMSRNVPPDLAVGLIKEKKAKIIHQPALYYYIFNTKKKPFDNVKIRKAFSLAIDREAIVKDVLGQGQTPATGWVPWGIRDFNQNKEWVQTHAPYIQPKANPAEAKKLLQEGMKEEGITQLPDITISYNTNEGHKKIAEAIQQMWKQNLGVNVKLANTEWKVFLDNLTQGNFQVARYGWVPDYMDPMTFMDMWVTGGGNNNAKYSNPQYDALIKQAKATGDQKVRMEAMHKAEDILARDMPVAPIYNYTQVYLLKDYVKGVEIEPDGSFTFTHAYLTEK; from the coding sequence ATGAAAAGATGGGTGGCAACAACAACCGCAATCCTTATGGTACTCAGCATGGTGTTGCTGGCTGCTTGCGGTAAGGATAGCAGCAACGCCATGGCTGAAAAACAGGTACTTAACGTCGGTTATATTACAAGCGAACCACCAGCACTGGACCCGTTGAAGGGAACCGATGAAATTTCCGATTTGGTTATGCGGCATGTTTTGGAAGGGTTGGTCCGTCTGGATGAAAACGGAAATCCCATTCCCGGTATTGCCACCAAATGGGACGTCATGGACGGTGGGAAAAAAATCATTTTCCACCTGCGTGACGCCAAATGGTCCAACGGTGATCCGGTCACCGCACAGGACTTCGAATATGCGTGGAAGCGGATGCTAGACCCGAAAAACGCGGCGGAGTACGCTTATCAGTTGTTTTATCTGAAAAACGGCGAGGCGTACAACTCGGGCAAAGCCAAAGCGGAAGACGTGGGAGTCAAGGCGTTGGATGACAAAACGTTGGAGGTTACCCTCGAATCTCCAACTCCGTATTTTATCCCGCTTACGGCCTTTCATGCGCTATTCCCGGTTGATAAGAAAGTGGCCGAAAAAAACCCGAACTGGGGAACCGATGCCAAAACCTATGTCGGCAATGATCCTTTCCTGCTCAAAACGTGGGTGCATGACAAGAAAATCGAGTTGGTCAAAAACCCGAATTATTGGGATGCAAAGAATGTCAAGCTGACGCAGATCAACTTCCCGTTCATCGGTGAGGAGCAAACCGAGTACCAAATGTATGTATCCGGCTCGCTGGACATGAGCCGAAATGTTCCTCCTGACTTGGCGGTAGGGTTAATCAAAGAGAAAAAAGCCAAGATCATACATCAACCAGCATTGTATTACTATATCTTCAACACCAAGAAAAAACCGTTTGACAACGTAAAAATCCGCAAGGCCTTTTCCTTGGCCATCGACCGGGAAGCGATCGTGAAGGACGTCCTGGGTCAGGGACAAACGCCGGCCACCGGCTGGGTGCCGTGGGGAATTCGAGATTTCAACCAGAATAAAGAGTGGGTACAAACGCATGCCCCGTACATCCAACCCAAGGCCAATCCGGCAGAGGCCAAAAAGCTGCTGCAGGAAGGTATGAAGGAAGAAGGCATTACGCAATTGCCTGATATCACCATCTCGTACAACACCAACGAGGGGCACAAGAAAATCGCCGAAGCCATCCAGCAGATGTGGAAGCAAAATCTAGGCGTCAACGTCAAACTGGCCAACACGGAGTGGAAGGTGTTCCTCGATAACCTGACCCAAGGCAACTTCCAGGTCGCCCGCTACGGTTGGGTTCCCGATTATATGGACCCGATGACGTTTATGGACATGTGGGTGACCGGCGGGGGTAACAACAACGCCAAATACAGCAATCCGCAATATGATGCGTTGATCAAGCAGGCCAAAGCGACCGGGGATCAAAAGGTGCGGATGGAAGCAATGCACAAAGCGGAAGACATTCTCGCCCGGGATATGCCGGTTGCGCCGATCTACAACTACACCCAAGTTTATCTGTTGAAGGATTATGTCAAAGGGGTCGAAATCGAGCCTGACGGTTCGTTCACCTTCACTCACGCTTATCTGACGGAAAAATAA